The genomic interval ATTGTGCTTGTCATCTAAGTTAACGCACTACATCTCTAGGGCAACCACAAAGAATATCCCTACTTGCCCATGTAAAGACAGTCGTGATCGCACTAGGATTCAGCATAGAGATAGGGTTACAAATGTAAAACCACACGCTGATTTAGCAGTGTGGCGTGCTTTAGTATAGCGCTTTTGAATTAGGAGATTGAAACGACATCGCGTAGGATCATGGAAGGCTACAAAACCAACACACAACATTCCGGACAGTAAATAATTATTTTTCTCGAATCCAAAGTGCCAACCCACCTCCACGCCCACGAGCTGCAATCCAGTCTTCTGCCACTGCAAAAAACGCAAAAAAGGGCAGTTTGGCGATAGGTTGGTTGTAGAAATTCTCAGTCTGGGCTTTGCCGCGAATTTGTCCGTTGTAAACAACACGGTTAAATAAACTGACTTGGATGTGAGTAAAGTCAAACGCTAGTAAATTTTTCTTACCTAAATATTGAGCTGGGCCTGTTAGTTTTAACAACACTTGCCCTAATTTAATCTGATTCTTTATTTCCCCTTTAGCTGGAATTTCTTCTGTTATTGGTGTTACAGCACTAAAAGCAATATATGCTGGAGCAAATTTGGGCCAATAAAAACCCTTACCCAAAATAATTCCCCCTCGCTTTTTTACTTTACGAGTTCCAGTAGCAAAGCACAGCCGCCATTGACCAAGTAAGGATTCAAAAGAATATGTCAGTCGTTGTTGCTTGGTAGTTTTTTCTGCTTGTAGTAATGCATCTACCAGTACACTAGGAGAAGGACGTTCGTTGTGTTCTCCTCTGTACGCATTTGCAGCCTGTGCTAATACTGCTAAATAACTAGAAGCATCCAGTGAGCTTAAATCAGCCGTCATAAAGGCACTTAAATTTATATTTACGATAAATTCTAACCTTCATTTTTGGATGATTAACGCTGATTAATCTATACAAAAAAGAGTGATACTCGAAGGCTTCGCCAACAAAGCAACTGGAGCGATCACGTTTTCCATGAAAAGCTGAAAAGATTCTTTCCTGCTCAAAACCAAGCCAGCCAATTGGTTGGAACGGTTTGCACAAAAGCTGCATTTTGAATAGAAGTTCCATCCATGATCCAAATCGCATTTTCACCAGTCTTTAAGTTCCGCCAGAATATATCTGTCTTTCCATCACCATTGAAATTGCCTATACCAATCGACCAATGAGTTGGAACAGTTTGCACAAAAGCTGTATTTTTAATAGTGGTTCCATCCATGATCCAAATCGCATTTTCACCAGTATTTGAGTTGCGCCAGAATATATCTGTCTTACCATTACCACTTAAATCGTTAACATAAGGCAACCAAGAACTGGGAACAGTTTGTACAAAAGCTGCATTTTTAATGGTAGTTCCATCCATGATCCAAATAGCATTTTCACCAGTCTTTAAGTTGCGCCAGAATATATCTGTCTTACCATCACTATTAAAATCACCAATATAAGGAAACCAAGAATAGGGAACAGTTTGGATTGAAGCGGCACTATTAATCACTGTTCCATTCATTAACCAAATTGCGTTTTCTCCAGTATTTCTATTGCGCCAGGAAATGTCAACCTTACCATCACCGTTGAAATCAAAAACACCAGCTATCCAAGAAGTAGAAACAGCTTGAATTGAAGTTGCATTATTAATGGCTGTTCCATTCATTAACCAAATAGCATTTTCACTAGTATTGAAATTCCGCCAAAAGATATCTGTCTTTCCATCACCATCTAAATCACCAATGTAAGGGAACCAAGAGTTAGGAACAAGCTGGGCATTAGTTTTACTAACAATATCAGCACCATTCATTATCCAAAGAATATTTTCACCAGTATTGAAATTTCGCCAAAAGATATCTGTCTTTCCATCACCATTGAAATCAGCAGCACTAGGAAACCAAGAATCAGGATCTGAAAACCTTGCGAAAAATACTAAACTAGCTAAAGAAGTTTCATTCATTAGCCAAATCGCATATTCTCCTGACTCTCTATTTTGCCAACCTACATCACTATTACCATTACCATCAAAATCATGAAAAATCCAAGCTTTTTCAAGCAATGGGTTAAGATTTTTTGCTAGTAACTGAGATTGAAATAAGAGTAACAAGCCTAATTTGAGTATTCCTAATAATCCTAGCTTTTGCATAGTGACGGGATTAATTAATTAGGGAAAAGCTACTAATAGCTAATAGTTAAACAATTAGCTATTAAATATTTTTGCTCATGTAGTATTTAGGCTTGCTGTATATTAATATTTGAATTTTATGATTCTAGTTTTTAAACTAGCCAAATATCCGACTTTACATATATCTGCACTGAAAAATATGAACTCGTATGTAGCCACTAAATGAGCTAATTATTTTAATCATTTGAGGGATTCATACAACAAAGAAATAAGAGTTTAATAAGAAAAAATAAGAACTTATACCAATTCTTTATGAGGCTGCATAGAATTCGATCCCCCTAACCCCCCTTGAAAAAAGGGGGGAACCAGAAAAAATCTATCAAAGTCCACGGCAGGTGACGCCAGTCGCACTCGACGCGCTTAACCCGTTAGGGCGCTTACGCTCCTTTATGCCGGGAAACCATGCGCACCAGTCAGCTAGCTGCGCTCGTATTACCCGCCAAGAGTGCTGGTTCACCACCGCACTGCCTCCCCTTTTGAAGGGGGATTTAGGGGGAACGAGATATGTGCAACTTCACATTAAATTGGTATTAGAAAGATTAGCTACTTATAAGTATTATTAAATAACCCTTTCCCTTTGTGATTTCCACTAACCTAAGCCCGCAGTGCTGTATCTGTTGCTAAACGTCCATCTTCCATATGCAGAATGCGATCGGCAATGTCTAGAATCCGGTTATCATGAGTAACTAACAAAATTGTGCTTGCTTGCTCTTGTGCCAACTGCTGCATAATTTCTACTACATCACGACCAGATTTACTATCTAGTGCTGCTGTTGGTTCGTCTGCTAGTAGTAGTTGGGGTTCACTTACCAAAGCACGAGCGATCGCTACACGCTGTTTTTGACCGCCAGAAAGACTATCGGGATAGTAATCTAAACGCTCTCCCATGCCTGTCGCCTGTAAAATTGCAATAGATTTAGCAATGCGCTCTTGCATAGACATTTCATGATGCAAACGCAGAGACATCCGCACATTTTGTTGTGCTGTCAGGCATTCTAGCAAGTTGTGTGCTTGGAAAATAAAACCAATTTGCTTGCGAACTTGTACTAATTGCCTTTTACTCGCACCGTATAATTCGTGACCTAATACTTTGACACTTCCTTCCTGTACAGAACGCAATGCAGCCACCAAAGTGAGTAATGTTGTTTTACCACTTCCTGAAGGGCCAGTGAGGATAACAATTTCGCCGGGAAAAATATCTAAATTTACATCAACTAATACAGGTTTTCGCAAAGCTCCCTTGCCAAACGAGTGGTTAAGATGGCGAACACTGACAACAGGTTTTGTAGATAGTTGTTGAGACATATTAATTCAACACTTGGCTTTCACTTGGTAGGGTATGTTGTCGCGTTGCGCAACGCACCATCGTAAATTCTCGGTGCGTTAGGATTAATGTCCATAACGCACACTACTGGTTTCATCCTTTATCCTTCTAAAACACATCTGCTGGATCGGCAGACTGCAACCTCCGCATAGCAACAGCCGCCGAAACTAAACACATTACAACGGTGATCGCAAATACCTGCAACGCCACATCTAATCGCATCAAAATTGGAATGCGAGTTAGATTTCCGAGTAGCCCATACATACCAATAGAACAAGCAAATCCAGGAATAAATCCTAAGATAGCGAGAATAATCGCTTCTTGAAAAACAACAACTAACAGGCTCATATCGGTATAGCCCATTGCTTTGAGAGTGGCATATTCTGATAAATGATTGTTTACATCTGAATACAAAATTTGATAGACAATCACCACCCCAACAATAAAGCCCATAATTGTACCAAAGTTAAAAATCACACCAGCCGGATCGGCTGCCCAGTATGCCTGCTCTGCGTCTATAAACTCTTGACGAGTAATAACTTTGACATCGCTAGGTAAGCGTGTCTGAATCTGTTTGCTGATATTTTGAGCATCTGCCTCAGGCTTGAGAGTCAAGACTCCAACATGAATTTTATCGATGCTGTCAGCACCAAACAAACGTAAATAATTCCAGTCACTAGTAATAACATGACCCCTAGTAAAAATACTGCTGCCAAGAGTAAAAATACCACCAACTCTAACTCTACGACCTGATATTTCAGTAGTGATGCTCTGTCCTTGAGTAAAAGACTCAGCTACAGGCCCCAAGTCGGGTTGAGATTGACTATCAAAAAGGACTACATTTGGCAGTTTAATTTGGTTTAGCTGTTGGTTAACATCTGGTAAGTTTAAAACAGGTCGGGCGGGATTGAAAGCAATAACGGCAATGTTATTAACTTCCTTCTTCCAAGGGTTAACCCATCCACCGAAAGAAAAGTACAAAGGGCTGGCTGATGCAACTCCTTCGACAGCTACTGCTTGGTACAAATGCCGTCTAGAAAAAGCTTGTCCTTCAAGTAGAGACTTCGTTCGTTGGCTAACTAAAACTAAGTCGCCATGCAGATTTTTGTGGACGAGAGTAGAACCATCAAGCAATAAGGCTTTGAACCCTAGTTGCATGAATATGAGAATATCGGCAAAGGCAATTCCAGCTAGAGCTACCAACAAGCGCAATTTTTGATGGCGTAGTTGCGCCCAACCTAAAGGGGGATCGACAAACAAGTTGCCCAATGAAGTTTTGACGTTCAGTAGTTTCATATGCTCTACTGTGGGGATTGAGAAAGATTACGACTATTGGTAGTATCGAGGTCGAAAGTGATGCGGACTTGCAAGTTAGTCAGCCCCGCGACTTTAACAGTGTCTTGCGGATCAATGCGAACTTTGACTTCTACTACACGAGCATCTTTTTCGGCAGCAGGATCAGATGCGAGTACATCTTGCTTTTTAATTTGCAAACCAATATGCTCAACCTTACCGTGCACCTGTAAAACCGCCATGTTCACTTACTATGCTTGCCCGTTGTCCGACTCGTAGTTTACCTACATCGGTTTCATAAACTTCGGCAACAGCGTACATTTGCTGCGTACGTCCTAATTCTACAATTCCTTGACTAGTGTTAACTTGTTCTCCAACACGGGTATTAATTTTGAGGATTTGACCTGCAACTGGAACGCGCACATAATTATCATTTAACTCAGCTTGAGCTTTAGTAATTTGGGTAGCAGCGTAGTCTACCTCCTCTTGAGCTACTTGTATATCCACAGGACGTACTTCCCGTAGTTTCTCAAGCATGGCTTTTTCCTGTCGGATCTGCTTTTGTAATGTGGAGGCAGTGTTTGCTAGTTGGGCATTAGCTTCCGAGAGGGTTGCTTGTGCGGTTTCCCAAGTCTTGCGTCGTTCATCACGTTTATAAGTTTCAATTGCTCCCTCGTTGTGGAGAGACTCGTAGCGTTTATAGTCAATTTCGGCGTTACGCAACTCTGCTTTGGCACGAGCGATCGCCGCTTGTTTCTCTGCTGTTTGAGTGCGTAGTTGAGCTTCTATGCGAGCAATGTTTGCCTCTTGTGCTGCTATTTCTGCTGTTTTAGCCTCTCCTGCCTTGAGTTGGGCAAGTTTAGCTCGCTGCACAGCCAGATATTGTTTTGCCTCAGCTAATGCCGCCTGCTTTTTATCCATGCCTTGGAGAATGGCAATTACTTGCCCGGCTTTAACTTTGTCACCTTCATTAACAAGCAATTTGTCTACACGACTATCCTGGGCATTGGCAACCGATAATTTTATTACCTCTCCTTTTGGCTCCAGTCGTCCTAGAGCAGTGACTTTTGTTTGTTCTGCTAGGCTTGGGGTAGGAGTTGGTGTAACTTTGGCTGTTTCCTTTTGAGTAATAACATAAGTAGTAATCAAGCCAACACAAGCGATCGCCACTACACCAGCAATCCAAATTGTCAGCTTTTTCCTACCCTTTAATTTTGGAACTGCGACTGACTCTAGGGGTGGTGGTTTTTTTGAATGTTTGTCTGGAGTGAGAACCATAGTTAAAAGATTGCTGCCAGTCTCAATATTTTCTAAAATCACTCGTAAACAGATTTTAAGAATCCTGCTTGTGGTTCAACCAATTGGATGAAAATAGAAGTGAGATAAAGTTCCTTTTTCACTTGTCCCACCTAAAGTTGTAGAAAAACAACATGAGGAACTTGTGAAGAAAGTCACACAAGTAAAACTCAAGTTGTCAGAACCGTGTCTGTTGTTAAGACTTGGAATTATTAAGTTATGGATGCGGATGATTTATTGGGACGTTACGCTGCTGGCGATCGCGATTTCAGCAGTACAAATTTGAGTGGAATTAACCTAGCTCAGGAAAAATTAAGTGGAGCGAATTTAATTCGTGCTAACCTCGCCAAGGCAATTCTCACTGGAGCCAATTTAAGTGGTGCATTCTTGGTGGCAGCTAATTTAGATCAAGCCAACCTTAAGGGTGCAACTTTAATAGTCGCTAACCTCAGTGGAGCAGATTTAAGTAGAGCCAACTTAAGTGAAGCTAACTTGAGTGAAGCTGTTTTGAGTGGTGCAGTATTGCAGAAAGTAAACTTGTCTGGTGCTATTTTGCAAGGCGCTATTCTAGCTGGTGTGAACTTGATGCAGTCTAATCTCCAAGGTGCTAATTTGCAGGGAGCCAATCTTTATGGCGCAGATTTACAGGAAGCCAATCTCAGTACAGCTAATTTAACCCGCGCTAATCTGCGGGGCAGCAATCTGCGAGGAGCAATCATGCCTGATGGCAGCATTCATGAATAGGCAGGTAAAAATGAATATAGATGAACTATTACAGCTATATGCCGCCGGAGAACGGAATTTTCATGGATTTAGCTTCAATGGAGCAAGCTTATATCAAGTTGATTTACAGGGAATTAATCTTAGGGGTAGCAAATTAATTGGTGCTAATCTCAGTGGTGCTAATTTAAGAGGAGCAGATTTAAGTCAGACAAATTTAATTGGAGCGAACTTAAGCGGTGCCAATCTCATGCAAGTTAACCTGAGTGAGGCTGATTTGATTGGAGCTAACTTGGGAGGAGCCAAACTGGGTGAAGCCAATCTTGTGGGCATGACTTTGAGTGGAGCTAATCTCAGTGCTGCCAATTTAAGTGGAGCGAATGCAAGCCAAGCATGTTTTCAGGGAGCAAACTTAGCTAGTGCTGTTTTGAGTGCCACTTTAGTAGAAGTGAATTTAGAGGGGGCAAATCTCAGCCATGCCAGTTTAACTGAAGCTGATTTGCAGCAAGCGAACTTGAGTGGAAGCAACTTAATAGGGGCAAACCTTTCCAGGGCTAAACTATATCAAGCGAATTTGAGCGGAGCAAATTTACATGATGCGAACTTGAGAGAAGCAGACTTGAGGAGCGCCAATCTTCAAGGAGCAAACGTGAATGCTGAGAGTTTGCAAGAAACCTATCTTCTGGGAGCGATACTTCCCGATGGTAAATAGAAGACAATCCCAATGAAACAAGTTTCACCGCCAGGTATGAAAATGTTTTTCTCTTACACCCCTACACCCAATTTCAAGTCAGGGGCAGACGGGAGTAGGGGAGAATTTTTCTTGTTCCTTTGTCCTTATCATTCCCCATGTTCCTTACACTCTCTGCGTAACTGTTTGCCGTACCAACCAACGGTGCAAAATTACCATCATTCCTACCAAAGGAATCATCAAAACCGGAATAATTTCCAAACCAACACGGGCTGCAACAGCACCAACTCCTGCCGGAATTCCCGCAGCCCCCAAACTCGCAACGCTTGTCATAAAACCAATTCCCGCCGGCACAATTGCAGCAGGTATTCTTTGTGGCATTAACCAAATTGTCATTGGAAAAACAGGAGCCAAAGCAAAGCCAATTATCGGTAGACTTAGTAATTGTTGTGGTAGCAACCACCAAGCAATTAAACTTATCCCCAGCAAAATTAAAGTTAAATCTAAAGTACGGACTGCACCGAAATACTTGACTACACGTCCTGTAGCTAAACGTCCTAAGGTTAATCCCAACCAATAGCCACTGATACTATAACCTGCTAGTATTTCCGGTGTACCTCGACTTATCGTCTGAACGCTGTAAGCCCAGTTACCAACAGAAGCTTCCGTACCCACGTAAACTAGCAATAATAATCCTGCCATCAACACCACAGGTGTTCTTAAAGCTACACTGAGATTTGTGACGGGATTTGTACCCGCAACATTAGTCTGCTTGGTAAATGGTCTGTAATTATACACAACTGCCCACAGCATACCAACTACAGTCAAACTGACAACAGCAGCGATCGCAAAATAAACACCTCGCCAATTTACATTCATTGCGAGTAGTGTTGTGGCAACAGTAGGGCCTAATAATGCTCCTACACCATAAAAAGCGTGCAGTAAACCCATTAAGTCAGCATTGCCTTGATGGTTCGCGATGTAAGTATTGACACCAGCATCAATTAAGCCAATTCCTAGACCAAAAAATGTTCCTGCTGCAACCATTAAAAACCAGTAGGGAGAAACAGCATAAGTAATCAGGGCGCAAGTGAGGCAAAAAGATGCCAATAATAACATCCGCGCTAATCCCATGCGACTACACAGGAGACTGCTAGCCAATGCTGCAAATATATAGCCAGAAACTTGACTAATAAAAAGTAAAGTGATGGTTGCAGAAGTCAGATTAAATGTTGCTTGGATTGAGGGGATCAGAACACCCAAACCTCCCTCGCCGATCCCAATTGCGATAAAGGCGTAGAAAGATAAAGCGATACCAATCCAGGTTCGATTGTTTAAATGCGATCGCTTTTTGGCTTCTGTCATGTGTCTCCTGCTTTCCACCTACAAGCACAAAAAATAAGGCTTGGTTTTCCTCAAGAAATTTTGCCAAGTCCTTGTAATACTCTTACTCTTCAAAATATCGTGCTAAACCGCTTGCTTTTCCTGCAAGTGTTTTAACTCATCAGGAGCTAATGTGCCTTTCTCCGTAATTATTCCTGTAATCAATTCTGCTGGAGTAACATCAAAAGCAGGATTGTAGAATTCTGCCCCAGATGGTGTCAGGATAATATCGCCGACTTGGTAGATTTCTGCGGGATCGCGCTCCTCAATCGGGATTTGGCCGCCATCAGATAAAGAAAAATCGATTGTCGAAAGGGGTGCAGCCACAAAGAAAGGAATATTATGTGCCTTAGATACCAGTGCTAAACTATACGTCCCGATTTTATTAGCTGTATCTCCGTTAGCAGCAATCCTATCAGCACCTACCACTACTGCATGAATCAAACCCTGCTTCATACAATGGGCAGCCATATTATCAGTAATTACCGTAACCGGGATGCCTTCTTGCACACATTCCCAAGCCGTGAGTTTTGCGCCTTGCAGTCTGGGACGAGTTTCGTCAGCAAACAACCTTGCCAACCGTCCTTCTCGCCAAGCGGAACGCACTACACCTAAAGCAGTACCATAACCAGCAGTTGCTAGCGCCCCAGCATTACAATGGGTAAGCAAAGTCAGTCGTTCTGGATCAGAAGGTAATACCTTTAAACCGTGATCGCCGATCGCCTGACAAGTTTGTAAATCTTCGGCGTTAATAGTTTGGGCAGTTTGAAAAAGAGCTGTTTTGATTTCATCTACAGTACCTATTGTTTCATAGGCGACTTTCATCATTCGCGAAATTGCCCAAAACAAATTTACTGCTGTGGGGCGAGTAGAACGTAGCATCTGCGCTACTTTCTCCAAGTGGTTTAAAAACTCATCGCGGTTGTCTGTGTGAATTTCCAGCGCTCCAAGATAAATTCCATAGGCAGCCGCAACACCAATAGCAGGCGCACCTCGGACAATCATAGTTTTAATCGCCACCGCCATATCTTCACTGCGGCTAATTTCTACAAATGCATATTCACTTGGTATCCGGGTTTGGTCAATGAGTGAAACAGCGTTGTTATGCCAAATAACTGGATAAACTTGGTTAGTAAGGAAGTTCATGGAAGAGAATTTAATTAAATTTTTTAGATAGTAACGTTAGCAATTCTACTAGTTCTCGCGTTTCATCTCACGCACCATTCTAGATTTTTGGTGCGTTAGGACTAATGTCCATAACGCACGCTACTGAATTTAACTGGATTGTGAGTCTAACTTACAACAGATAACTGTTGTTGAAAGAAAGCTTCTAATACCCTCTGAGCTATTTGTGGACTAGTTAAACCTAATTCTGCTTTAGATTCATTAGGTTCTGCGTGTTCCACAAGAGTGTCTGGTATGCCAATCCGCTTGATTGGCACCAAAATATTTGCATCTAACAGTGCTTCTGCCACTGCGGAACCAAAACCACCCATGACACAGCCTTCTTCTAAAGTGACAACACGCCCAATTTTTTTAGCCAATGGGAAAATCAATTCAGTATCCAGTGGTTTGGCAAAACGGGCATTAATCACAGTGGCTTGAATACCGTGTTCACCGAGAACTTCTGCCGCTTGCAGAGCTGGATTTACCATTGTGCCATAGCTGACCATTAACACGTCATCACCATGACGGAGAATTTCTCCTTTGCCAATTTCCAGGGGTTCCCAACCTTCTTCCATGAGGGGAACACCATAGCCATTACCACGGGGGAAGCGCATGGCGATCGGCCCTTTGGTGTGATCAATACCTGTGACAATCATGCGTTGTAGCTCGGCTTCATCTTTGGGTGCCATTAACACCATGTTCGGAATGCACCGTAAGTAAGCTACATCATACATACCCTGATGGGTGGGGCCATCTGCACCAACAATTCCCGCCCGATCCATACAGAAAAATACAGGTAAGTTTTGGATGCAAACATCGTGAATAATTTGGTCGTAGGCACGTTGCAAGAAGGTAGAGTAGATCGCAACAACAGGACGCATACCTTCTGTTGACAATCCGGCAGCAAGAGTTACGGCGTGTTGTTCGGCAATACCCACATCAATATATTGATTGGGCAACTTGGCTTGCAGTTTGTCTAAGCCTGTTCCCGTAGCCATTGCCGCCGTGATCCCGATAATTTTTGGATTTTGTTCAGCGAGTTTGACTAAGGTATGAGCAAAAACTTTCGAGTAGGCAGGAGGTTTGGGTTTGTTGGAGGGGACAGCTTTGCCTGTGGTTAAGTTAAAGGGAGATTGGGCATGGTAGCCTACTTGATCTTTTTCGGCGATTTCGTAGCCTTTGCCCTTCACCGTTGCTACGTGTACTAAAACTGGGCCTTGAATTTGGTGTGCCTGTTGGAAGGTGGCAATTAATTCTTCTAAATTATGTCCATCTACAGGCCCCATATAAGTAAAGCCGAGTTCTTCAAAAACTGCTCCCACTTTCGGAACAGCTAAACGCTTCATCCCTTCTTTGATGCGTCCTAATTCTGGAGAAAGAGACTCACCCACAAAAGGAATTTGTTTAAATTGTTCTTCAAAGTTATCCTTAAGAAACTGTACTGGGCCACTCAAACGCATTTTGTTTAAGTAGCGCGGAATGGCTCCAACATTGGGAGATATAGACATCTCGTTGTCGTTGAGGACAACTAATAAGTTAGTTTTTGGCAAATGTCCGGCATGATTGATGGCTTCCAATGCCATACCACCAGTTAATGCCCCATCACCGATAATAGCTACAACTTTAAATTTTTCTCCTTTTTGATCTCGCGCTAAAGCCATGCCCAAGGCAGCAGAAATACTGGTTGAAGCGTGTCCTGCACCGAAATGGTCAAATTTATTCTCGCAACGCTTGAGATAACCAGCAATGCCGTCTTTTTGCCGCAGCGTATGAAAACGGCTGTAACGTCCTGTAATTAGTTTGTGGGGATATGCTTGATGTCCTACATCCCAAATCACTTTATCGCGGTCTAGATCCAGTGTCTGATAAAGCCCTAGTGTTAACTCTACAACACCCAATCCTGGCCCCAAGTGTCCTCCGGTGGCTGCTACTGTTTGTAGATGCTTATCCCGAATCTGGCGGGCAATTTGTTGCAGTTGCCGGATCGACAATCCATGCAACTGATTGGGATGGGTGATTTCGCTCAAATGCATACTATAGCGTTTTCCTCTCTAGATTTTATATTCTGATTTTCCCATGCTCCTTTGGATGAAAAACAATTTTGAAGTAGGTGACAATAAATAATCGTTATTATTTCATTATGTTAAACTACCGCTATTCTTGCAGATAGGGAATAGGGGACAGGGGATAGGTAATAGGGAAGAGATTTTTACACAGCAATGTAGAGACACGAAATTTCGCGTCTCTACACTTCACCAAATCTGACTCGAAATCCTTAACTAAACCATATTGGTTCACTAACCACTACTTTTCTACAAGGCTATTAGGTGCAGGTGGTGCTTCCGGTGTTTCTGATTGCGGCTGTTGTCTGTGTAAATACTTACTTAAGACATAAGCCATGTCACCACGTGTCATGGGTTTTAAAGGAGAAATATTGCCTTGGGCATCTATATTAAGAAATCCTTCAGTTGCGACTGTAGCGATCGCTTTTCTTGCCCAAGTAGGAATAGATGCGGCATCGGGATAGGGAGTAAGTATTTCCTGAACAGTTTCGTCAGAAAATTGAAATACACCGTAAGCTTGAGCAAAAATTGCTAAAGCTTCTGCCCTTGTCACCCTTTGATTGGGAAAAAATAAATTCCCTCGATAGCCTTTCATAATATCCGTTTTCAAGACTAGTTGAATATCATTAAATGCCGGGTGGGAAGAAGGCACATCTGTAACTACAATATTTTCTTTGCTGGCTGCTTGTCGTTTATCCAGTCGAAATACTCTCACCATCGTTGAGGCTAATTCTGCTCTGTTGAGAATTTTTTCTGGATGAAAATTGTTATCTGAATAATTAGTCATCCAGTTGACAGCAATTAACTGTTGAATT from Chlorogloeopsis sp. ULAP01 carries:
- a CDS encoding S-layer homology domain-containing protein, with protein sequence MRRFLSVLSLIALIQYFPGKADAQVQTDSKQPSEHQIQQLIAVNWMTNYSDNNFHPEKILNRAELASTMVRVFRLDKRQAASKENIVVTDVPSSHPAFNDIQLVLKTDIMKGYRGNLFFPNQRVTRAEALAIFAQAYGVFQFSDETVQEILTPYPDAASIPTWARKAIATVATEGFLNIDAQGNISPLKPMTRGDMAYVLSKYLHRQQPQSETPEAPPAPNSLVEK
- the dxs gene encoding 1-deoxy-D-xylulose-5-phosphate synthase encodes the protein MHLSEITHPNQLHGLSIRQLQQIARQIRDKHLQTVAATGGHLGPGLGVVELTLGLYQTLDLDRDKVIWDVGHQAYPHKLITGRYSRFHTLRQKDGIAGYLKRCENKFDHFGAGHASTSISAALGMALARDQKGEKFKVVAIIGDGALTGGMALEAINHAGHLPKTNLLVVLNDNEMSISPNVGAIPRYLNKMRLSGPVQFLKDNFEEQFKQIPFVGESLSPELGRIKEGMKRLAVPKVGAVFEELGFTYMGPVDGHNLEELIATFQQAHQIQGPVLVHVATVKGKGYEIAEKDQVGYHAQSPFNLTTGKAVPSNKPKPPAYSKVFAHTLVKLAEQNPKIIGITAAMATGTGLDKLQAKLPNQYIDVGIAEQHAVTLAAGLSTEGMRPVVAIYSTFLQRAYDQIIHDVCIQNLPVFFCMDRAGIVGADGPTHQGMYDVAYLRCIPNMVLMAPKDEAELQRMIVTGIDHTKGPIAMRFPRGNGYGVPLMEEGWEPLEIGKGEILRHGDDVLMVSYGTMVNPALQAAEVLGEHGIQATVINARFAKPLDTELIFPLAKKIGRVVTLEEGCVMGGFGSAVAEALLDANILVPIKRIGIPDTLVEHAEPNESKAELGLTSPQIAQRVLEAFFQQQLSVVS